A single genomic interval of Brevibacillus brevis harbors:
- a CDS encoding pseudouridine synthase → MKRERLDKVLANMAIGTRKEVKALVKQRLIVVDGVVATDPGMHVIAEEQEILVDGEPLNFKRWVYVLLNKPPGVVSATEDNVHETVVDLLPYEWAIKVHPVGRLDIDTEGLLLLTNDGQLSHSLLSPKKKVDKEYFARIDGRVTEHHVQEFAKGVELEDFTTLPAKLEIISSGETSEIRVTIMEGKFHQVKRMFAAFDLQVTYLQRIRMGPLHLDPSLAPGEYRELTEEELHMLQNVNK, encoded by the coding sequence ATGAAACGTGAACGTTTGGACAAGGTGCTGGCCAATATGGCAATCGGCACGCGCAAGGAAGTGAAAGCACTTGTGAAACAGCGACTGATCGTCGTAGACGGCGTTGTCGCAACAGACCCGGGGATGCATGTCATTGCCGAGGAACAGGAAATCCTTGTGGATGGAGAACCACTTAACTTTAAGCGCTGGGTATACGTTTTGCTGAACAAGCCGCCTGGAGTGGTTTCTGCTACAGAGGACAATGTCCATGAAACTGTCGTGGACTTGCTCCCGTACGAGTGGGCAATCAAGGTACATCCGGTAGGCCGACTGGATATTGATACAGAGGGTCTCTTGCTCTTGACCAATGACGGTCAGCTCTCCCATAGCCTCTTGTCCCCGAAAAAGAAAGTGGACAAGGAGTACTTTGCTCGCATCGATGGCCGGGTCACTGAGCACCATGTACAGGAGTTCGCCAAAGGCGTGGAATTAGAGGACTTCACTACACTGCCAGCCAAGCTGGAGATTATCTCTTCGGGAGAAACATCAGAGATTCGCGTCACCATCATGGAAGGAAAGTTCCATCAGGTAAAACGGATGTTTGCTGCTTTCGACCTGCAAGTCACCTATCTGCAACGGATTCGTATGGGCCCGCTTCACCTTGACCCATCACTCGCCCCTGGTGAGTATCGCGAACTGACCGAAGAAGAGCTGCACATGCTGCAAAACGTAAACAAATAA
- a CDS encoding RNA polymerase sigma factor, protein MDSDDRIERWFQQYGHDIYNYLAYFTGRRDVEDLVQEVFTKALRALSSYEGRAQPKTWLLTIARHAAIDYRRKQKMMDWFPESVLRLLTSKERTPEKALVLKEQLQETYEVMNRLKSTYREVLILRLIEGVSTAETAEILGWSDAKVSTTLHRAIKELQKQMGNSGREVNLHDAIF, encoded by the coding sequence ATGGATTCCGATGACCGAATAGAGCGATGGTTTCAGCAATACGGCCATGATATTTACAATTACCTCGCGTATTTTACCGGACGTAGAGATGTCGAGGATTTAGTCCAGGAAGTTTTTACGAAGGCGCTCAGAGCCTTATCGAGCTACGAAGGCAGAGCACAGCCCAAGACATGGCTTCTGACCATCGCACGCCATGCAGCGATTGATTATAGGCGTAAGCAAAAAATGATGGACTGGTTTCCCGAAAGCGTCCTTCGACTTCTCACTTCCAAAGAGCGTACACCTGAGAAGGCATTAGTGTTAAAGGAACAATTGCAAGAAACATATGAAGTGATGAATCGCCTCAAAAGCACGTATCGAGAAGTTCTAATCCTGCGGTTGATAGAGGGAGTATCTACAGCAGAGACAGCAGAAATTTTGGGCTGGAGTGATGCAAAAGTGAGCACGACGCTCCATCGAGCCATCAAGGAATTGCAAAAACAAATGGGCAATAGCGGCAGGGAGGTCAATCTACATGACGCCATCTTTTGA
- a CDS encoding peptidoglycan D,D-transpeptidase FtsI family protein translates to MTPSFEEKEISTVLQSFPSLQMDEDKRREIASHIRRKRELLVQMKRRKKYAKVIGGAVASFALLFIAFQWMPSEALPSAQQMNTGESQKAQAAETTSQTDKVLTLDSQIQAYIEEAIHKTNKAYQPENMTVIVTDPNTGEILGMNLKKQDTNDRVPDIVKAKPDPVAAIPIVTLAAAIEEGKYKNYETYESGTYEITPGKFIKDHNNGAGWGQITYLEGIQRSSNVAFAKLSEQIHGDSLQHYFERFGFGAKTGIEQINEQPGKIPNMDTPYDKAMAAYGLGGSASAIQQVAAVGAIANGGELMKPHVTREERNHIDKGRRVISEETAKQVREILETLVNNKPGFDTAFSIKDYAVAGRTGIVQKRDQQGNFIDGKYTYSFIGFAPSDDPKLLVYIAVDNPNTDIWVRLWGKEIVAPPFQEIMENSLQYLQKR, encoded by the coding sequence ATGACGCCATCTTTTGAAGAAAAAGAGATAAGCACAGTGCTGCAATCATTTCCGTCGCTTCAGATGGATGAGGACAAACGACGTGAAATCGCGAGTCATATTCGTCGAAAAAGGGAGCTGCTCGTACAAATGAAAAGGCGAAAAAAGTATGCCAAGGTCATCGGGGGCGCAGTTGCTTCGTTTGCTTTATTGTTTATCGCATTTCAGTGGATGCCTTCGGAGGCCCTGCCAAGCGCACAACAGATGAATACAGGGGAGAGTCAAAAGGCACAAGCCGCGGAAACGACATCCCAAACAGATAAGGTTCTAACCCTCGATTCACAAATTCAGGCGTATATAGAAGAAGCGATACATAAGACCAACAAAGCTTATCAGCCCGAAAATATGACGGTAATCGTTACCGATCCAAATACCGGAGAAATTCTTGGGATGAATCTGAAAAAACAGGATACCAATGACCGGGTTCCAGACATAGTAAAAGCGAAACCAGATCCTGTGGCCGCAATTCCGATCGTGACGTTGGCGGCTGCTATTGAAGAGGGAAAGTATAAGAACTACGAAACTTATGAGTCCGGAACCTACGAGATTACCCCGGGCAAGTTTATTAAAGACCACAATAATGGTGCAGGGTGGGGACAGATTACGTATTTAGAAGGGATCCAACGTTCTTCAAATGTCGCTTTTGCCAAGCTCAGTGAACAGATACATGGAGACTCATTACAGCATTATTTTGAACGGTTCGGTTTTGGAGCGAAAACCGGTATTGAACAAATTAATGAACAGCCTGGAAAGATACCAAACATGGATACTCCCTATGATAAGGCAATGGCAGCTTACGGACTTGGGGGTTCTGCCTCTGCCATTCAACAAGTAGCTGCTGTCGGGGCCATCGCCAACGGGGGTGAATTGATGAAACCCCATGTCACGAGGGAGGAAAGGAATCACATTGACAAAGGGCGTCGAGTCATATCAGAGGAAACAGCCAAACAGGTTCGAGAAATTTTAGAGACGTTAGTAAACAACAAACCAGGCTTTGATACAGCCTTTTCCATAAAAGATTATGCGGTCGCTGGGCGCACAGGAATAGTGCAGAAACGCGACCAGCAAGGAAATTTCATCGATGGAAAATATACGTATTCTTTTATCGGATTTGCACCAAGCGATGATCCAAAGCTATTAGTTTACATAGCTGTTGATAATCCGAATACAGATATCTGGGTAAGATTATGGGGGAAGGAAATTGTTGCTCCCCCTTTCCAAGAGATCATGGAAAACAGTTTGCAGTATCTCCAAAAACGATAA
- a CDS encoding DUF4275 family protein, giving the protein MKLADRMKAKNTKTTELSIWGPYLREEWEKHFASHLTEEDKERIFLKNKDGYQGYLWHLFSNKLRDCLEREEADKAFQQVAHESYYVFYQLSNEVLILENAAAFSAGDLEMEYDVYVVDKDFTWTYVKTHETKWCGPYFCRK; this is encoded by the coding sequence ATGAAACTAGCTGACCGGATGAAGGCAAAGAACACGAAGACAACAGAGCTGTCTATTTGGGGACCTTACTTACGGGAAGAATGGGAGAAGCATTTTGCGAGCCATCTGACCGAAGAAGATAAAGAGAGGATTTTTCTCAAAAATAAAGACGGCTACCAAGGATATCTGTGGCATTTATTCAGCAATAAGCTGAGGGATTGTCTTGAACGCGAGGAAGCGGATAAAGCCTTTCAGCAAGTTGCCCATGAGTCATACTATGTGTTTTACCAGCTTTCCAACGAGGTGTTGATCTTGGAAAATGCTGCGGCGTTTTCTGCCGGGGACTTGGAAATGGAATACGATGTGTATGTCGTGGATAAGGATTTTACGTGGACGTATGTGAAGACTCATGAAACCAAGTGGTGTGGGCCTTATTTTTGCAGGAAGTAG
- a CDS encoding sulfurtransferase TusA family protein — protein MSVQSNFSADKTLDCKGLACPMPVVRTKKAMEEMLPGQVMEVQATDKGSSADLKSWANNTGHEFLGTVQEGEVWKHFLRKASTHEVKEETNFLRTISNEELQKKLEAKEKLTLIDVREPAEYAFHRIPVAISIPLGVLEKRLDELQPDDDIYIICRSGKRSDMACQLLAKKGFTKITNVLPGMSGWNGPAEKQ, from the coding sequence ATGTCCGTACAATCGAATTTTTCTGCTGATAAAACACTAGATTGCAAAGGCTTGGCATGTCCAATGCCTGTCGTACGCACAAAAAAAGCAATGGAAGAGATGTTACCGGGTCAGGTGATGGAGGTGCAAGCAACTGATAAGGGGTCATCGGCTGACCTGAAGAGCTGGGCAAACAATACGGGGCATGAATTTTTGGGTACAGTTCAGGAGGGGGAAGTATGGAAGCATTTCCTGCGAAAAGCGAGTACCCATGAGGTGAAGGAGGAGACGAACTTCTTGCGGACCATTTCTAATGAAGAACTGCAAAAAAAGCTGGAAGCCAAAGAGAAGCTGACACTCATTGATGTTCGAGAACCGGCGGAATACGCTTTTCACCGCATTCCTGTAGCCATTTCTATACCCCTGGGAGTATTGGAGAAGCGTTTGGATGAGCTACAGCCCGACGACGACATCTACATTATCTGCCGATCCGGCAAACGCAGCGACATGGCTTGTCAGTTGTTGGCCAAAAAGGGTTTTACCAAAATCACCAATGTGCTACCGGGTATGTCCGGCTGGAATGGCCCGGCAGAAAAACAATAA
- a CDS encoding MBL fold metallo-hydrolase, with amino-acid sequence MMEQQTSVEAMTAHELTQLLFAQKELFILDVRNTSDYENWRIEGHRVVSMNIPYFDLLDGVEAVLEKIPVNQKVLVVCAKEGSSIFVAEMLAEAGFTDVFYLQGGMKAWSEHLEPVKVGDLRDGGAIYQFVRIGKGCLSYMIVSGGEAAVVDTLRMTDVYEAFAAKHQWTIKHTIDTHLHADHISGGKKLAERLDASYWLPEKDAEEVTYSYRKLEEGQEIQVGATKIAILPIYSPGHTIGSTSLLVDDTYFLTGDSLFVASIGRPDLAGKAEDWVGDLHNTLYNRYKELPEHLVVLPAHFGSYTELGPMGVVSARLGDLYRNNPGLTIADESEFRHIVTHHLPPQPNAYQEIRQVNMGKLKPSEEEQQEMEVGPNRCAIHDK; translated from the coding sequence ATGATGGAACAACAAACAAGCGTGGAGGCAATGACAGCACACGAGCTAACGCAGCTTCTTTTTGCGCAGAAGGAATTGTTTATTCTCGACGTTCGCAATACGAGCGATTATGAGAATTGGCGAATCGAAGGGCATCGAGTAGTGAGCATGAACATCCCTTACTTTGATTTGCTGGATGGGGTAGAGGCTGTTCTTGAGAAAATCCCTGTGAATCAAAAGGTGTTGGTCGTCTGTGCAAAAGAGGGCTCATCCATTTTTGTCGCAGAGATGCTAGCAGAAGCGGGCTTTACGGATGTTTTTTACCTGCAAGGTGGCATGAAGGCGTGGAGTGAGCATCTGGAGCCAGTGAAGGTAGGAGACCTCCGTGATGGCGGTGCGATTTACCAGTTTGTCCGCATTGGAAAAGGCTGCTTGTCTTACATGATCGTATCAGGAGGGGAGGCGGCTGTCGTCGATACACTGCGGATGACGGATGTGTACGAAGCATTTGCAGCCAAGCATCAATGGACGATCAAGCACACCATCGATACCCATCTGCATGCCGACCATATTTCCGGTGGAAAGAAGCTGGCAGAACGACTCGATGCATCGTATTGGCTTCCAGAAAAAGATGCGGAAGAAGTTACGTATTCCTATCGTAAGCTAGAGGAAGGGCAGGAAATCCAAGTGGGGGCAACCAAAATCGCGATCCTGCCGATCTACTCCCCCGGACATACCATCGGAAGTACGTCACTGCTTGTCGATGATACGTATTTTCTCACGGGTGACAGTCTGTTCGTAGCTTCGATCGGACGCCCGGATTTGGCTGGGAAAGCAGAAGATTGGGTGGGAGACCTGCACAACACCCTGTATAATCGATATAAAGAGCTTCCCGAGCATTTAGTCGTGTTGCCTGCTCATTTTGGCAGCTATACGGAGCTTGGTCCAATGGGTGTCGTATCTGCCCGTTTGGGTGACTTGTATCGCAACAATCCAGGGCTAACGATTGCGGATGAAAGTGAATTCCGCCATATCGTTACGCACCATTTGCCGCCGCAGCCGAATGCGTATCAAGAAATTCGTCAAGTGAACATGGGGAAATTAAAACCGAGTGAAGAGGAACAACAAGAGATGGAAGTAGGGCCAAATCGCTGCGCCATTCACGATAAATAA
- a CDS encoding sulfurtransferase TusA family protein, which produces MADIVVDTKGLACPMPIVKAKKAMDGMQSGQTMEVLSTDKGSLNDFTAWVKQTGNELVSHEVENGVYKFLVKKL; this is translated from the coding sequence ATGGCGGATATTGTGGTAGATACAAAAGGTCTGGCTTGCCCGATGCCAATCGTCAAAGCTAAAAAAGCAATGGACGGAATGCAATCCGGTCAAACCATGGAAGTACTCTCGACGGACAAAGGCTCTCTGAACGACTTCACTGCTTGGGTCAAGCAAACAGGGAATGAGCTAGTTTCCCATGAGGTTGAGAACGGTGTGTACAAATTTTTAGTGAAAAAGCTGTAA
- a CDS encoding sulfite exporter TauE/SafE family protein, producing the protein MDVLLLLLMVSLGFVGSFFSGLLGIGGAIISYPMLLFIPPALGVAQFSAQEVSVISMFQVFFASLSGVLAFRKRNGKNSPLIHKGLVRDMGVSILAGSLIGAALSQYLSNESINLVYGILAIIAVILMLVKNRGTEAAAGEVTYNRFIAAGAAFAVGIVSGIVGAGGAFILIPIMLTVLKIPTRVTIASSLAIVFISAIGGVIGKLSGGQIPLLPVLYTVIGSVLGAPVGSMVSAKSDVKYLRYGLIVLISGTAIKIWSDIL; encoded by the coding sequence ATGGACGTATTACTGCTTCTGCTCATGGTCTCTCTCGGTTTTGTCGGCTCCTTTTTTTCCGGACTGCTCGGGATTGGTGGAGCGATCATCAGCTATCCGATGCTTCTGTTTATACCACCGGCACTAGGGGTGGCGCAGTTTTCCGCCCAGGAAGTTTCGGTGATCTCGATGTTTCAAGTATTTTTCGCGTCGCTGTCTGGCGTACTGGCTTTCCGCAAAAGAAACGGGAAAAACTCGCCCCTGATTCATAAAGGACTCGTCAGAGATATGGGTGTAAGCATCTTGGCGGGAAGTCTGATTGGTGCAGCTCTCTCCCAATACTTGTCGAATGAAAGCATCAATTTGGTGTACGGAATCCTGGCGATTATTGCCGTGATTTTGATGCTCGTGAAAAATAGGGGAACAGAAGCGGCAGCAGGGGAAGTTACGTATAACCGCTTCATTGCTGCTGGTGCTGCGTTTGCCGTAGGAATCGTATCCGGGATTGTCGGTGCAGGGGGAGCGTTCATCCTCATTCCGATCATGCTGACTGTGTTGAAAATACCTACGCGCGTGACAATTGCCTCATCTTTGGCCATTGTATTCATCTCCGCAATAGGTGGTGTGATCGGGAAGCTGTCGGGTGGGCAAATTCCGCTCTTGCCCGTTTTGTATACGGTCATCGGAAGTGTTTTGGGGGCACCGGTGGGCAGTATGGTCAGCGCCAAGAGCGATGTGAAATATTTGCGTTATGGCCTGATTGTGTTGATCAGTGGAACGGCTATCAAGATTTGGAGTGACATTTTATAA
- a CDS encoding DsrE/DsrF/DrsH-like family protein: protein MEKQQKEKTTIVLFSGDLDKAIAAFIIANGAAAYDHDVTIFFTFWGLNTMRKDEIVKVEKGWLEKAFGWMMPRGAKKLGLSKMNMMGMGPEMIKHVMKKHNALTLPQLIELAQEQGVKLVACTMTMDLLGLKQEELLDGMEYAGVAAYLGDATQARVNLFI from the coding sequence ATGGAAAAACAACAAAAAGAAAAAACGACGATTGTGTTGTTCAGTGGTGACTTGGATAAAGCGATTGCGGCCTTTATTATTGCGAACGGAGCGGCGGCCTATGATCATGATGTCACGATTTTCTTCACCTTTTGGGGACTGAATACGATGCGCAAGGACGAGATCGTGAAGGTAGAAAAGGGATGGCTTGAAAAAGCGTTCGGTTGGATGATGCCAAGAGGCGCCAAGAAGCTCGGACTGTCTAAAATGAACATGATGGGGATGGGGCCAGAGATGATCAAGCATGTCATGAAAAAACACAATGCCCTGACGCTTCCACAACTAATCGAGCTGGCTCAGGAGCAGGGAGTGAAGCTGGTCGCTTGTACGATGACGATGGACTTGCTCGGTCTCAAACAGGAGGAATTGCTCGACGGAATGGAGTATGCAGGTGTAGCCGCTTATTTGGGGGATGCGACTCAGGCAAGAGTAAACCTGTTCATTTAA
- a CDS encoding metal-sensitive transcriptional regulator produces MDYNYSDDIKRRLKRIEGQVRGVLKMMDEQKNCKDVVAQLSAVRNASDKAIAQIVAENLQRCLLEEQAAGGDTSKLVKEAVELLVKSR; encoded by the coding sequence ATGGATTACAACTATAGTGACGATATCAAAAGACGTTTAAAACGAATCGAAGGACAAGTACGCGGTGTGCTGAAAATGATGGACGAGCAGAAAAACTGCAAAGACGTAGTAGCGCAGCTCTCCGCCGTTCGCAACGCTTCAGACAAAGCGATTGCCCAGATTGTAGCGGAAAACCTGCAACGCTGTTTGTTAGAAGAGCAGGCTGCTGGAGGAGACACGAGCAAGCTGGTGAAAGAAGCCGTAGAGCTTTTGGTCAAGAGCCGTTAA
- a CDS encoding rhodanese-like domain-containing protein — MSFTTILLLFAYAVIIWYVISRFVPVKGLENLKSDQFKERVNQKSRVLLIDVREPHEYKAGHIPSAVNIPLSQLDHRAKEISSKNDILLYCRSGMRSKQAAKILKKHGIPQMAHLQGGFITWNGPTKKK, encoded by the coding sequence ATGAGTTTCACTACGATTCTTTTGCTGTTCGCCTATGCGGTAATTATTTGGTATGTCATCTCTCGCTTCGTTCCTGTAAAAGGATTGGAAAATCTCAAGTCAGATCAGTTCAAGGAACGGGTTAACCAAAAAAGCAGGGTGCTGCTCATCGACGTACGCGAGCCTCACGAATATAAAGCGGGTCATATTCCCTCAGCAGTGAACATCCCTTTGTCTCAGCTCGACCATCGTGCAAAAGAAATTTCCAGCAAGAACGATATATTGCTATACTGCCGGAGCGGGATGCGTAGTAAGCAGGCAGCAAAAATTTTAAAGAAACACGGCATTCCTCAGATGGCACATCTGCAAGGCGGGTTCATTACCTGGAATGGTCCGACGAAAAAGAAGTAA
- a CDS encoding NAD(P)-dependent oxidoreductase, which produces MKIAIVAASGKAGKVIMKEALDRGHQVTAIVRDASKIEQTDVAVIQKDVFDLTAADLNGFDVVVNAFGAPAGQEHLHVESGKALIEALKGAPSTRLLVVGGAGSLFVDEAKTLRLVETPDFPKAYLATAQKHGEYLRVLEESNGIQWTYISPSAFFDPAGEKTGAYQLGKDHLLVNASGQSYVSYADFAVALLDEIENPKHRNERFTVGS; this is translated from the coding sequence ATGAAGATTGCAATTGTAGCAGCAAGCGGTAAAGCAGGTAAGGTGATTATGAAAGAGGCGTTGGATCGTGGTCATCAAGTGACAGCGATTGTACGTGATGCATCCAAAATCGAGCAGACTGACGTAGCAGTGATTCAGAAAGATGTATTTGACCTGACAGCAGCAGATTTGAACGGCTTTGACGTAGTCGTGAACGCTTTTGGTGCACCAGCAGGCCAGGAACATCTGCACGTAGAGTCAGGGAAAGCTTTAATTGAAGCATTGAAGGGTGCTCCTTCTACACGTTTGCTCGTTGTAGGCGGTGCAGGCAGTCTGTTTGTAGACGAAGCCAAAACACTGCGTCTCGTAGAAACGCCTGATTTCCCTAAGGCTTACTTGGCAACAGCACAAAAGCATGGAGAGTACTTGCGTGTATTGGAAGAGTCAAACGGCATTCAATGGACTTATATTAGTCCATCTGCCTTTTTTGATCCAGCAGGGGAGAAAACAGGCGCCTACCAACTCGGAAAAGACCATCTGCTAGTAAACGCTAGCGGACAGAGCTATGTGAGCTATGCCGATTTCGCAGTGGCGTTGCTCGATGAAATCGAAAATCCGAAGCATCGCAATGAGCGCTTCACAGTAGGCTCCTAA
- a CDS encoding DUF4870 domain-containing protein: MDYKGVKVITHASTFFAPILVPILVWLLVQNRGAKSMALQALFFHIIMTVLIAISWFFTFLLIGIPFLIVFGLMAIYYPIKGIIYSLNGRPFSYPFVGGIGR, from the coding sequence ATGGATTATAAAGGTGTAAAAGTCATAACGCACGCTAGCACATTTTTTGCACCGATCCTTGTACCCATTCTTGTCTGGCTGCTCGTACAAAATCGTGGCGCCAAAAGTATGGCGCTGCAAGCTTTGTTCTTCCACATCATAATGACGGTGCTCATCGCTATTTCCTGGTTCTTCACCTTCTTGTTGATTGGGATTCCATTCCTGATTGTGTTTGGACTGATGGCGATCTACTACCCGATTAAAGGCATCATCTACTCCTTAAATGGACGCCCGTTTTCCTACCCATTCGTCGGTGGGATTGGCAGATAA
- a CDS encoding class I SAM-dependent methyltransferase gives MMIDCHHPSSMKDRLMFFYNFLQSPGQVGSITPSSRALCKQMVAPIDWEQAHTIVELGAGTGIFTKWIEQKKKPEAVLVSFEKETKMRKRLEPLFPDVRFHEDAVDLNRVLSDAGLGKADCILSGLPFANFPQELRDQIMDQVYHALKPGGVFVAFQYSLQMKKQLSSVFEQVSVKMVPLNLPPAFVYICRKDDGKGVG, from the coding sequence ATGATGATCGATTGTCATCATCCGTCCAGCATGAAGGATCGGCTGATGTTCTTCTATAATTTTTTGCAGTCGCCAGGCCAAGTAGGCAGTATTACTCCTAGCTCCCGTGCACTTTGTAAACAAATGGTTGCGCCCATCGACTGGGAGCAAGCACATACAATTGTGGAATTAGGAGCAGGAACGGGGATTTTTACGAAGTGGATCGAGCAAAAGAAAAAACCGGAAGCCGTACTGGTATCCTTTGAAAAGGAGACCAAGATGCGCAAAAGGTTGGAACCACTATTTCCCGATGTACGATTCCACGAAGATGCGGTAGATTTGAATCGGGTTCTTTCGGACGCGGGATTGGGCAAAGCCGACTGTATTTTGTCGGGCCTACCATTTGCCAACTTCCCACAAGAGCTGCGTGATCAAATCATGGATCAGGTATATCATGCGCTAAAACCAGGTGGAGTATTTGTCGCCTTTCAATATTCGCTGCAAATGAAAAAGCAGCTTTCCTCTGTATTTGAGCAAGTATCGGTGAAGATGGTTCCATTGAATCTGCCACCTGCCTTTGTTTACATTTGCCGGAAGGATGATGGCAAGGGTGTCGGCTAG
- a CDS encoding DedA family protein: MIVDMLSESVGQFGYFALFFMLWLGIVGMPIPDEVIVLSAGVLTSMGLLHVIPAFIATYLGVVSGLSLGYVLGRWLGAPALNWISRKKGMNKYVDQAQSLLDRYGSYALCISYFFPVVRHVVPYLVGIGKMTFPRYALFSYTTGFVWTLILFLLGHFMGNKVEMLTSYVALLNNRTVIFSVLGALVLIAAVYYGFTVWRKQKNMATAPQPLMIDRDRKE; encoded by the coding sequence ATGATTGTCGATATGCTGTCCGAGTCTGTGGGTCAGTTTGGCTATTTTGCTCTTTTCTTTATGTTATGGCTAGGGATTGTTGGTATGCCGATTCCTGACGAGGTGATCGTGCTGTCTGCAGGGGTGCTGACCTCGATGGGACTTCTGCATGTTATTCCTGCATTTATTGCGACCTATCTAGGTGTCGTTTCGGGGCTATCATTGGGATATGTGCTCGGGAGATGGCTAGGTGCACCTGCACTGAACTGGATTAGTCGCAAAAAAGGAATGAACAAGTACGTAGATCAAGCGCAGTCGCTTCTCGATCGTTACGGAAGCTACGCCCTATGTATCAGCTATTTCTTTCCGGTTGTCAGGCATGTGGTTCCTTACTTGGTCGGGATCGGGAAAATGACGTTTCCACGCTACGCCCTCTTTTCGTACACAACCGGCTTTGTATGGACGCTGATCTTGTTTTTGCTCGGTCATTTCATGGGAAATAAGGTGGAGATGCTTACTTCTTATGTGGCCTTATTGAATAATCGAACCGTGATTTTCTCTGTCTTAGGTGCACTGGTTCTCATTGCTGCTGTTTATTATGGATTTACCGTTTGGAGAAAACAAAAAAACATGGCGACTGCGCCACAGCCTCTGATGATCGATCGTGATCGAAAAGAGTAA
- a CDS encoding ankyrin repeat domain-containing protein, whose product MKKNRIGIYILLIFLLFSGCTNTSSNDLNKNNVDAKSEVYALSLELNSDSFLQQIEENNNATVALFLKAGIDPNLPNKEGEIPIVKAALNGNVAIVNLLINANASINLPNSNGTTALMAAAANNQLIIVQLLLQKEANIEAKDNDDYNALMLAIRNGDIEITKTLIDAGANPNITEGNNRDDIILFTKKIYPEIGIILDDVNNSLNMKVPQSRE is encoded by the coding sequence ATGAAAAAAAATAGAATTGGAATTTACATTCTTCTAATATTTCTTTTGTTTAGCGGTTGCACAAACACTTCATCTAATGATTTAAATAAAAATAATGTTGATGCAAAAAGTGAAGTATATGCCCTTTCTTTGGAGCTTAATTCGGATAGTTTCTTACAACAAATCGAAGAAAATAATAATGCTACCGTTGCATTGTTTTTAAAAGCTGGCATTGATCCAAATTTACCAAATAAAGAAGGTGAAATTCCAATAGTCAAAGCTGCCCTTAACGGAAATGTTGCTATTGTCAATTTACTTATCAATGCTAACGCCAGTATTAATTTGCCTAACAGTAATGGAACTACAGCATTGATGGCAGCAGCAGCCAACAATCAATTAATAATAGTACAGCTTTTACTTCAAAAGGAGGCTAACATAGAAGCAAAAGATAACGATGATTATAATGCTTTAATGCTTGCAATTAGAAACGGTGATATTGAGATAACTAAAACGTTAATAGATGCCGGAGCAAATCCTAATATTACAGAGGGAAATAATAGAGATGACATCATTTTATTTACAAAGAAGATATATCCAGAAATCGGAATTATATTGGATGATGTGAATAATAGCCTTAATATGAAGGTCCCACAATCAAGAGAATAA